The Methanococcoides methylutens MM1 genome has a window encoding:
- a CDS encoding helix-turn-helix domain-containing protein, with protein MTATIREMLRANCECEDVAKCVLGLKALDMDAYKCLLSNGPMTAENLGEHLNRERSTAYRSLQNLISCGLVYRETKTIDIGGYFYEYVAIDPVRVKEMLKDSIEEWYTKVTGLVENIDKELLGE; from the coding sequence ATGACAGCGACAATCCGTGAAATGCTAAGGGCAAACTGTGAATGCGAAGATGTGGCAAAGTGTGTACTTGGCCTGAAAGCTCTGGATATGGATGCATACAAGTGCTTACTTTCTAACGGTCCCATGACTGCCGAAAACCTCGGAGAGCATCTTAACAGGGAACGCAGTACTGCATACCGTTCATTGCAGAACCTTATCTCATGCGGTCTCGTCTATCGTGAGACAAAGACCATCGATATTGGAGGATACTTCTATGAGTATGTTGCCATTGATCCTGTAAGGGTCAAGGAAATGCTCAAAGACAGCATAGAAGAGTGGTACACAAAGGTCACAGGTCTTGTTGAGAATATTGACAAAGAGCTCCTCGGGGAGTAA